The Tachyglossus aculeatus isolate mTacAcu1 unplaced genomic scaffold, mTacAcu1.pri scaffold_105_arrow_ctg1, whole genome shotgun sequence genome has a segment encoding these proteins:
- the LOC119922514 gene encoding olfactory receptor 14A2-like, with product MNRGACGKMVAASWFSGSLIAAMPSAGTFSEPFCGSEEVPQFFCDFSSIIKFSCSKIHIPFDVILAISACLGIFCLVCILVSYVRIFRAVLRMPASEGRAKAFSTCLPHLIVTTVFFTTVAFANLKPQSGSWPALDMVLSVFYVVPDRDSSQSGGS from the exons atgaaccgaggggcctgtgggaagatggtggcggcTTCCTGGTTCAGTGGGAGTCTCATAGCAGCGATGCCCTCGGCTGGGACCTTCTCCGAGCCCTTCTGCGGTTCCGAGGAGGtcccccaattcttctgtgacttctcctCCATAATCAAGTTCTCCTGCTCTAAAATTCACATCCCCTTCGATGTGATCTTAGCCATCAGCGCCTGTCTTGGTATCTTCTGCCTGGTTTGCATCCTCGTCTCGTACgtacgcatcttccgggccgtgctgaggatgccagcctccgagggccgggccaaggccttctccacctgtctgcctcacctcatcGTCACGACTGTGTTTTTCACTACGGTTGCCTTCGCTAATTTAAAACCACAATCGGGCTCCTGGCCTGCTCTGGATATGGTACTATCTGTGTTCTACGTCGTG CCAGACCGAGACTCTTCCCAGAGCGGGGGCTCGTAG